Proteins encoded in a region of the Bradyrhizobium sp. CB3481 genome:
- a CDS encoding LysR family transcriptional regulator, with amino-acid sequence MDTLTNLQAFLASADAGGFSAAARKLHVSTSVVAKRVTQLEAQIGIALFRRSTRQLRLTEAGQQYLHRARGVVADVGDLLARMGEKDQDLVDHLRIKAPTSLTIARLADAFSAFQTQNPRLKLEIVLIDRPVDPVTEGFDIAIGAFPHSFGGVVDEPLCSLRRLLCASPAYLAAHVLPKHPRDLVEHRCLSFLPTGSEWTFDGPRGRINIQVRPLLSSNEGHVLVKSAIAGNGIAFISHYLVADALKSGALQVVLPDFQIPELWVKATIPERRVNAAAVQALLQQLRRSLSPAL; translated from the coding sequence ATGGATACGCTCACCAATCTCCAGGCGTTTTTGGCTTCGGCCGATGCCGGCGGCTTTTCCGCCGCCGCCCGCAAGCTCCATGTTTCGACCTCGGTGGTGGCCAAGCGGGTCACGCAGCTCGAGGCGCAGATTGGGATCGCGCTGTTCCGCCGCTCGACCCGCCAGTTACGGTTGACCGAAGCGGGCCAGCAATATCTGCACCGCGCCCGCGGCGTGGTGGCCGACGTCGGCGATCTCCTCGCGCGCATGGGCGAGAAAGACCAAGATCTGGTCGATCACCTTCGCATCAAGGCTCCGACATCGCTCACCATTGCCCGGCTTGCCGATGCGTTCAGCGCATTCCAGACGCAGAACCCGCGGCTGAAGCTCGAGATCGTGCTGATCGATCGTCCCGTGGACCCGGTGACGGAAGGATTCGACATCGCCATCGGCGCTTTCCCGCATTCATTCGGCGGCGTGGTCGATGAACCGCTATGCTCGCTCAGGCGGCTGTTATGTGCATCGCCCGCCTATCTCGCGGCGCATGTCCTGCCGAAACACCCGCGCGATCTGGTCGAGCATCGATGCCTGAGTTTTCTGCCGACCGGATCGGAATGGACGTTTGACGGACCTCGAGGCCGGATCAACATCCAGGTGCGTCCGCTCCTGAGCTCGAACGAGGGCCATGTGCTGGTGAAGAGCGCGATCGCCGGCAACGGCATTGCCTTCATCTCACATTACCTCGTGGCCGATGCGCTGAAGAGCGGCGCGCTGCAGGTGGTGCTGCCGGATTTCCAAATACCCGAACTTTGGGTCAAGGCCACCATTCCGGAGCGGCGCGTCAACGCCGCCGCGGTGCAGGCGCTGCTGCAGCAACTGAGACGTTCGCTTTCCCCGGCGCTCTAG
- a CDS encoding aspartate dehydrogenase, translated as MPSKRIAIAGLGEIGRTVARRLAQGLPGLSLAAIASRDPAKAKAWLDREGISCPLISLDALPEHADLVVECAPAAILDQICGPMLTAGKQVMVLSASALLPRPDLIDLARAHGGQIIVPTGALIGFDAVSAAAEGTIYSVQMVTRKPPKGLAGAPYLVENGISVEGLTSALCVFKGSARDAAAAFPANVNVVAALSLAGIGPDRTTIEIWADPAVTRNCHQIRVDSDSASFSMSIENIPSENPKTGRITALSVIAALRKLTSPLQVGT; from the coding sequence TTGCCATCCAAACGTATCGCCATCGCCGGCCTTGGTGAGATCGGTCGAACCGTCGCGCGCAGGCTGGCGCAAGGCTTGCCGGGCCTCTCGCTTGCGGCGATCGCGAGCAGGGATCCTGCAAAGGCGAAAGCGTGGCTCGATCGCGAGGGCATCTCGTGCCCGCTGATTTCGCTCGATGCGCTGCCCGAGCATGCCGACCTCGTTGTCGAATGCGCGCCGGCCGCCATCCTCGACCAGATCTGCGGGCCGATGCTTACCGCCGGCAAGCAGGTGATGGTGCTGAGCGCCAGCGCGCTGTTGCCGCGTCCCGATCTCATCGATCTCGCCCGGGCGCATGGTGGCCAGATCATCGTGCCGACTGGCGCGCTGATCGGCTTCGATGCGGTCTCGGCCGCGGCCGAGGGCACGATTTATTCGGTGCAGATGGTGACGCGCAAGCCGCCGAAGGGTCTTGCCGGCGCGCCCTATCTCGTCGAGAACGGAATTTCCGTCGAGGGTCTGACTTCGGCGCTCTGCGTGTTCAAGGGTTCGGCGCGCGACGCGGCCGCCGCCTTTCCGGCTAATGTGAACGTGGTGGCGGCATTGTCGCTGGCGGGCATCGGTCCCGACCGCACGACAATCGAGATCTGGGCCGATCCGGCGGTGACGCGGAACTGTCACCAAATCAGAGTCGATTCCGATTCCGCCTCGTTTTCGATGTCGATCGAGAACATCCCGTCGGAGAATCCCAAGACGGGTCGCATCACCGCGCTGTCGGTGATTGCGGCGCTGCGCAAGCTGACCTCGCCGCTGCAGGTCGGAACGTAA
- the maiA gene encoding maleylacetoacetate isomerase, protein MKLHGYFRSSAAYRVRIALNLKGLTAEHLPHHLRKGEQSEPAYLALNPQGLVPTLEKSGAVLTQSLAIIEWLDETHPSPPLLPKDPLRRAKVRAFALAIACDVHPVQNLKVLARLRQLGLAEEQVTEWAAWVNREGLSACEALVKGEKGPFCFGDKPTMADLCLVPQLANARRFGVDVSGFPRLLEAEAAAREMKAFADAAPDRQSDAE, encoded by the coding sequence ATGAAGCTGCACGGCTATTTCCGCAGCAGCGCGGCATATCGGGTCAGGATCGCGCTCAACCTCAAGGGGCTCACGGCCGAGCACCTGCCGCATCATCTTCGCAAGGGCGAACAGAGCGAACCCGCTTATCTCGCGCTTAATCCGCAGGGGCTGGTGCCGACGCTGGAGAAGTCCGGTGCGGTGCTGACCCAATCACTCGCGATCATCGAATGGCTGGATGAGACCCATCCGAGTCCGCCACTGCTGCCCAAGGATCCGCTGCGCCGCGCCAAGGTGCGCGCCTTCGCGCTGGCGATCGCCTGTGACGTTCACCCGGTGCAGAACCTGAAAGTTCTCGCCCGCCTGCGCCAGCTCGGCCTGGCGGAAGAGCAGGTGACGGAGTGGGCGGCCTGGGTCAATCGCGAGGGCCTTTCCGCCTGCGAAGCGCTGGTCAAGGGCGAGAAGGGGCCGTTCTGCTTCGGCGACAAGCCCACCATGGCGGATCTCTGTCTCGTGCCGCAGCTGGCGAACGCGCGGCGCTTCGGGGTCGATGTGTCCGGCTTTCCCCGCCTGCTCGAGGCCGAAGCCGCGGCCAGGGAGATGAAGGCGTTCGCGGACGCCGCACCGGACAGGCAGAGCGATGCCGAGTAA
- a CDS encoding FAD-dependent oxidoreductase, with amino-acid sequence MTATTIEEPARQIPLYGEYEVAVLGGGPAGIAAAVAAARAGRRTLLIERYGFLGGMGTAAGVTNFCGLHANVYGGMHRVVQGIASDLLARIDRLDGLNAPHLILGKIFAQAYDTAAYKIAADDLLAAHKVDILFHALGAGVVMDGARRIDALMVETKAGRQAIRAGIFIDCSGDGDLAAWAGAPFEVGDNAGGMMYPSMMFRLNGIDPEKAGEAWRTIPALMEKAEAAGTHHFPRKTAIVRPQRSQIEWRVNFTQLAREDGSAVSGIDPDQMTRGEIDGRRQALAAFEFLRTVPGFEKSYIIDLPPQLGIRETRRVIGGYMLSGEDVLGCASFEDSIGVNGWPMEQHVAGDVVFKFPPIPESRGFNELPYRMLVPEGIDNLLMAGRCASMTHEGQSAARVSGACFAMGEAAGLAASLALSGNTIPRDIAVEKLQQMLKQQGAFIGRDQSVPEGL; translated from the coding sequence GTGACGGCCACGACAATCGAAGAACCCGCCCGCCAGATCCCGCTCTACGGCGAGTACGAGGTCGCTGTGCTCGGCGGCGGGCCAGCCGGCATCGCGGCCGCGGTGGCCGCAGCGCGCGCCGGGCGCCGGACGCTGCTGATCGAGCGCTACGGTTTTCTCGGCGGCATGGGCACGGCTGCTGGCGTCACCAATTTTTGCGGGCTGCACGCCAATGTTTATGGCGGAATGCACCGGGTGGTGCAGGGCATCGCCTCCGACCTGCTGGCGCGGATCGACCGGCTGGACGGGCTCAACGCGCCGCATCTGATCCTCGGCAAGATCTTTGCACAGGCCTATGACACCGCGGCCTACAAGATCGCTGCGGACGATCTACTGGCCGCGCACAAGGTCGACATTCTCTTTCACGCGCTGGGCGCCGGCGTGGTGATGGACGGAGCGCGGCGCATCGACGCGCTGATGGTGGAGACCAAGGCCGGACGACAGGCAATACGCGCCGGCATCTTTATCGATTGCTCGGGCGATGGCGATCTCGCGGCCTGGGCGGGCGCACCCTTTGAAGTCGGCGACAATGCCGGTGGCATGATGTACCCGTCGATGATGTTCCGCCTCAACGGCATCGATCCGGAGAAGGCGGGCGAGGCCTGGCGGACCATCCCGGCGCTGATGGAAAAGGCGGAAGCCGCCGGCACGCATCATTTTCCCCGCAAGACCGCGATCGTCCGGCCGCAGCGTTCCCAGATCGAATGGCGGGTCAATTTCACCCAGCTCGCGCGCGAGGACGGCAGCGCGGTTAGCGGCATCGACCCGGACCAGATGACGCGCGGCGAAATAGATGGGCGGCGGCAGGCGCTCGCCGCATTCGAATTCCTGCGCACGGTGCCCGGCTTCGAAAAATCCTACATCATCGATTTGCCGCCGCAACTCGGCATCCGCGAGACGCGGCGTGTGATCGGCGGCTACATGCTGTCGGGCGAGGATGTGCTCGGCTGCGCCTCGTTCGAGGATTCGATCGGGGTCAATGGCTGGCCGATGGAGCAGCATGTCGCGGGCGACGTCGTGTTCAAGTTCCCGCCGATCCCGGAATCGCGCGGCTTCAACGAATTGCCCTATCGCATGCTGGTGCCCGAGGGCATCGACAACCTCCTGATGGCCGGCCGCTGCGCCTCGATGACCCATGAGGGCCAGTCGGCGGCCCGGGTCTCAGGCGCTTGCTTTGCGATGGGGGAGGCGGCTGGCCTCGCCGCGTCATTGGCGCTGTCCGGCAATACGATTCCGCGCGACATTGCGGTTGAAAAGTTGCAACAGATGCTAAAACAACAGGGTGCGTTTATCGGGCGGGATCAGTCGGTGCCCGAGGGGTTGTAG
- a CDS encoding ABC transporter substrate-binding protein: MRMVARLALAGVLAMAAGGIARAEALKAKIGVLRLSSSAPVFIAQDKGYFREAGLDIELKFFDAAQPIAVATTSGDVDFGITAFTAGLYNLAGKGTLKVIGGMSREKAGYPLIGYFASNNAYAAGLKTPKDLAGKRIAMTQVGSSFHYSLGLLADKYGFKLADVKVMPLQSLSNAAAALKGETVDAALLPISTARALVDSGGAKFLGWVGDETPWQLGAVFASPKTLTNKPLVTKLLAALARADREYHDVILASVKDGKAEINDKTKPLLEIIAKYTNLPVEQVVGNCAYIDPEGKLDVKNVANQISWLQEQGFVDKGFDADAIIAKEYVKAD; this comes from the coding sequence ATGAGGATGGTTGCGCGGCTCGCGCTGGCGGGCGTATTGGCGATGGCGGCAGGCGGGATCGCCCGTGCCGAGGCGCTGAAGGCCAAGATCGGCGTGCTCCGGCTGTCGTCCTCGGCGCCCGTGTTCATCGCGCAGGACAAGGGCTACTTCCGCGAGGCCGGGCTCGATATTGAGCTGAAATTCTTCGACGCGGCGCAGCCGATCGCGGTGGCGACCACCTCCGGTGACGTCGATTTCGGCATCACCGCGTTCACCGCCGGGCTCTACAATCTCGCCGGCAAGGGCACGCTGAAGGTGATCGGCGGCATGAGCCGCGAGAAGGCCGGCTATCCCTTGATCGGCTATTTCGCCAGCAACAACGCCTATGCCGCCGGGCTGAAGACGCCGAAGGATCTCGCGGGCAAGCGCATCGCGATGACGCAGGTCGGCTCCAGCTTTCACTATTCGCTCGGCCTGCTTGCCGACAAATACGGCTTCAAGCTCGCGGACGTAAAAGTGATGCCGCTGCAATCGCTGTCGAACGCCGCAGCCGCGCTGAAGGGCGAGACGGTCGATGCCGCGCTGCTGCCGATCTCGACGGCGCGGGCGTTGGTGGATTCCGGCGGCGCCAAATTCCTCGGCTGGGTCGGCGATGAGACGCCCTGGCAGCTCGGCGCGGTGTTTGCCTCGCCGAAGACGCTGACCAACAAGCCGCTGGTGACCAAGTTGCTCGCCGCGCTGGCGCGGGCTGACCGCGAATATCACGACGTGATCCTGGCCTCGGTGAAGGACGGCAAGGCCGAGATTAACGACAAGACAAAGCCGCTGCTGGAGATTATCGCCAAATACACCAATCTGCCGGTGGAGCAGGTGGTCGGCAATTGCGCGTACATCGATCCCGAGGGCAAGCTCGATGTGAAGAATGTCGCCAACCAGATCAGCTGGCTGCAGGAGCAGGGCTTTGTCGACAAGGGCTTTGACGCCGATGCGATCATCGCCAAGGAATATGTGAAGGCGGATTGA
- a CDS encoding HAMP domain-containing methyl-accepting chemotaxis protein, with amino-acid sequence MKLSSMMSWIGVRPRVFGGFALVLSFLVVLGGFAMVQVERIGGTVNELVTSAAGDAGMSQVRAALLSANGAVEKFIRTWNVGDKDAATQAISRVGQLADQIERQFGTLPTIVEGVGPVRAALETYRSSFAAAAEAVDRLRAATTKTDAHGAVAALNVGGIQVALANRSDPERLVNPMRLAAVVDALRITVMRYGKTLSTADADDAKLALTYVQLAIADTEAEIAGTGEAKLKSLVAALKAAITADAAALDEVVKVAGDLRAKQADLVKAGAAIDEQVNKINTKLGAVRAEQGEKTAAAVQHTKQTVIFSAAGALLLGAVLAWLIGASVSGPIRRMTERMQSLAAGELDDAIPGGESRDEIGRMARAVEVFRENALAVRRMEREAAAQHDAAEADRQRMMSELASRFEQGMQGVITGVGGRAEEMGRSAEELARVAERGRGLAEAVATRAEQASMNVQTVASATQQLAASIREISSQVQRSVTVSSRATGETQRTSELIAGLSSAAEKIGTIVQLIQAIASQTNLLALNATIEAARAGDAGKGFAIVASEVKNLASQTAQATEQIASQIATIQSATGETVAAITQFGATVKEMAEIASAVAAAVEEQGAATGDIARNVEEAASGTAAVTQEMSDVRAVASETDAGAEAALTAAAALRQQAVSLKSNVSDFLQTIRAA; translated from the coding sequence ATGAAACTGTCTTCTATGATGTCCTGGATCGGTGTCCGTCCGCGGGTATTTGGCGGCTTCGCGCTGGTCCTGAGCTTCCTCGTCGTGCTCGGCGGCTTCGCCATGGTTCAGGTCGAGCGAATCGGCGGGACGGTCAATGAACTCGTGACCAGCGCCGCCGGTGACGCCGGCATGTCGCAGGTGCGCGCCGCGCTGCTCAGCGCAAACGGCGCGGTGGAGAAATTCATCCGGACCTGGAATGTTGGCGACAAGGATGCTGCGACGCAGGCGATCTCGCGTGTCGGCCAGCTGGCCGACCAGATCGAACGCCAGTTCGGCACGTTGCCGACCATCGTGGAGGGCGTCGGTCCGGTGCGGGCAGCGCTGGAGACCTACCGGTCTTCGTTTGCGGCGGCGGCGGAGGCCGTCGACCGGCTGCGTGCCGCCACGACGAAAACTGACGCACATGGTGCCGTCGCGGCGCTTAATGTCGGCGGCATCCAGGTCGCGCTTGCCAACCGATCCGATCCGGAACGCCTCGTCAACCCGATGCGGCTCGCCGCCGTCGTCGACGCGTTGCGGATCACCGTGATGCGATATGGAAAGACGCTGTCGACGGCCGATGCCGACGACGCCAAGCTTGCGCTGACCTACGTCCAGCTCGCAATCGCAGACACAGAAGCTGAAATTGCTGGCACGGGAGAGGCCAAATTGAAGTCGCTGGTTGCGGCGCTGAAGGCCGCGATCACCGCTGACGCCGCTGCGCTGGACGAGGTGGTCAAGGTTGCCGGCGATCTGCGTGCGAAGCAAGCCGATCTGGTGAAAGCCGGTGCTGCGATCGACGAGCAGGTCAACAAGATCAACACGAAACTTGGTGCGGTGCGCGCCGAACAGGGCGAGAAGACGGCTGCTGCGGTTCAGCACACGAAGCAGACGGTGATCTTCAGCGCGGCCGGTGCTCTCCTTTTGGGCGCGGTGCTGGCATGGCTGATCGGCGCCAGCGTCTCCGGTCCGATCCGCCGCATGACGGAAAGGATGCAATCGCTTGCCGCGGGCGAGCTCGACGATGCGATCCCGGGTGGCGAGTCGCGCGATGAGATCGGCCGCATGGCACGAGCTGTCGAGGTATTCCGTGAAAACGCGCTGGCTGTTCGCCGCATGGAACGGGAAGCTGCAGCGCAACACGACGCAGCCGAGGCGGATCGCCAGCGCATGATGTCCGAGCTCGCCAGCCGCTTCGAGCAAGGCATGCAGGGCGTGATTACGGGCGTTGGCGGCCGCGCGGAGGAGATGGGCCGCAGCGCCGAGGAGCTGGCACGGGTTGCCGAACGCGGCCGGGGGCTTGCGGAAGCGGTTGCAACCCGCGCCGAGCAGGCGTCGATGAATGTTCAGACGGTTGCTTCTGCCACTCAGCAACTCGCCGCCTCCATCCGTGAAATATCGAGCCAGGTGCAGCGCTCCGTCACGGTGTCGAGCAGGGCAACGGGCGAGACGCAGCGGACCTCCGAATTGATCGCCGGGCTGTCCAGCGCCGCGGAAAAGATCGGCACCATCGTTCAGCTGATCCAGGCGATCGCAAGCCAGACCAACCTTCTGGCACTGAACGCGACGATCGAGGCGGCGCGGGCCGGCGATGCCGGCAAGGGATTCGCGATCGTCGCCAGCGAGGTGAAGAATCTCGCGTCGCAAACCGCGCAGGCGACGGAACAGATCGCTAGCCAGATCGCAACCATCCAGAGCGCCACCGGCGAGACGGTGGCGGCAATCACGCAATTCGGTGCCACGGTCAAGGAAATGGCCGAAATCGCCTCGGCGGTTGCCGCCGCAGTCGAGGAGCAGGGCGCCGCGACAGGCGACATCGCGCGCAATGTCGAAGAGGCGGCAAGCGGAACCGCCGCGGTCACGCAGGAGATGAGCGACGTGCGCGCGGTGGCCAGCGAGACCGACGCCGGTGCCGAAGCCGCGCTTACGGCTGCAGCGGCGCTTCGGCAGCAGGCCGTTTCGCTGAAGAGCAACGTCAGCGACTTTCTGCAGACCATTCGCGCAGCCTGA
- a CDS encoding MarR family transcriptional regulator, protein MPSKPGPITMDAVYTAPGYLFRRMQQIAVSIFVEECSAFDLTPVQYAALVAIHTHPGIDATRLSAVIAFDRSTLGNVIERLESKTLIERKPSREDKRVKLLYLSKAGAAVLRDIMPSVERAQLRMLQPLKPADRKTLLALLTQLVDLNNEASRVPLRAEDALEHLGKAG, encoded by the coding sequence ATGCCGAGTAAGCCAGGTCCCATCACCATGGACGCGGTCTACACCGCGCCCGGCTACCTGTTCCGCCGCATGCAGCAGATCGCGGTTTCGATCTTCGTCGAGGAATGCAGCGCGTTCGACCTGACGCCGGTGCAATATGCGGCGCTGGTGGCGATCCATACCCATCCCGGCATCGACGCGACGCGGCTGTCGGCGGTGATCGCCTTCGACCGTTCCACGCTCGGCAACGTTATCGAGCGGCTCGAGAGCAAGACGCTGATCGAGCGCAAGCCATCGCGCGAGGACAAGCGCGTCAAGCTGCTCTATCTCTCGAAGGCCGGCGCCGCCGTGCTGCGCGACATCATGCCCTCGGTCGAGCGCGCGCAGCTGCGGATGCTGCAGCCATTGAAGCCGGCCGACCGCAAGACGCTGCTGGCGCTGCTGACGCAGCTCGTCGATCTCAACAACGAAGCCTCGCGCGTGCCGCTGCGTGCCGAAGATGCGTTGGAGCATCTGGGGAAGGCGGGGTGA
- the gtdA gene encoding gentisate 1,2-dioxygenase, which produces MEAVQKTPEREAFYKRIDGDNLSALWTVLGDLVTPEPRSACRPHLWKFDSIRDYMTEAGKLITAKEAERRVLVLENPGLRGQSKVTTSLFAGVQMVVPGDVAPAHRHSQSALRFVLEGKGAHTTVDGERTAMEPGDFIITPSMTWHDHSNETSDPMFWLDGLDIPMVQFFDASFAEGSNEDQQKISKPAGDSFARYGHNLLPVDEKRKSKTSPIFNYPYSYTREALERAKTRDEWDACHGLKLKFSNPETGDFAMPTIGTFIQLLPKGFKTARYRSTDATVFAAIEGKGRTRIGDQTFEWGARDLFVVPSWHWVTHEADTDAVLFSFSDRPVQQKLDLFREDRGNA; this is translated from the coding sequence ATGGAAGCCGTGCAGAAGACGCCGGAACGCGAGGCGTTCTACAAGAGGATTGACGGCGACAATCTCTCCGCGTTGTGGACCGTGCTGGGCGACCTCGTCACGCCGGAGCCGCGAAGCGCCTGCCGGCCGCATCTGTGGAAGTTCGATTCGATCCGCGACTACATGACCGAGGCCGGCAAGCTGATCACGGCGAAGGAGGCCGAACGGCGGGTGCTAGTGCTGGAGAATCCCGGCCTGCGCGGCCAGTCCAAGGTCACGACATCGCTGTTTGCTGGCGTACAGATGGTGGTCCCGGGCGACGTCGCGCCCGCCCATCGGCACAGCCAGTCGGCGCTGCGCTTCGTGCTCGAAGGCAAGGGCGCCCACACCACGGTCGATGGCGAGCGCACCGCGATGGAGCCCGGCGATTTCATCATCACGCCGTCGATGACCTGGCACGATCATTCCAACGAAACGTCCGATCCGATGTTCTGGCTCGACGGCCTCGACATCCCGATGGTGCAATTCTTTGACGCCTCCTTTGCCGAGGGATCGAACGAGGATCAGCAGAAGATCAGTAAACCCGCTGGCGACAGTTTTGCGCGCTACGGCCACAACCTGCTGCCGGTCGACGAGAAGCGCAAATCGAAGACCTCGCCGATCTTCAACTATCCCTACAGCTACACGCGCGAAGCGCTGGAGCGGGCGAAGACGCGCGACGAATGGGACGCCTGCCACGGGTTGAAGCTGAAATTCTCCAACCCCGAAACCGGCGATTTCGCGATGCCGACGATCGGCACCTTCATCCAGCTACTGCCGAAGGGTTTTAAAACCGCGCGCTATCGCTCGACCGATGCCACCGTGTTCGCCGCAATCGAAGGCAAGGGCCGCACCAGGATCGGCGACCAGACGTTTGAGTGGGGCGCACGCGATTTGTTCGTGGTGCCGAGCTGGCACTGGGTCACGCATGAGGCCGATACCGACGCGGTGCTGTTCTCGTTCTCCGATCGGCCGGTGCAGCAGAAGCTCGACCTGTTCCGCGAAGATCGCGGGAATGCGTAA
- a CDS encoding ABC transporter ATP-binding protein, whose translation MDLIADQISHRFGGLDVLDRVSFTVASGEVVAIVGPSGCGKSTLLSILGGLLQPSAGAAELRGAPPADSLNPLTFVFQDFALLPWCTVAANVEFPLVHTALDPATRKTVVEDALRRTGLSDFRGAYPKQLSGGMRQRVGIARALAVRPAILLMDEPLSALDSQTRELLMEDFIRLLADGAMGAVYITHNLEEAVRLADRVVVLSRRPGRIREIVSISMTRDERGGADARSKLLNLQNQLWSLIRDEAIDAEREVQHA comes from the coding sequence ATGGACCTGATTGCCGACCAAATCAGCCACCGCTTCGGCGGCCTCGACGTGCTCGACCGGGTGTCGTTCACCGTCGCCTCCGGCGAGGTGGTTGCGATCGTCGGGCCTTCCGGCTGCGGCAAGAGCACGCTGCTGTCGATCCTCGGCGGCCTGCTGCAGCCGAGCGCGGGCGCCGCCGAGCTGCGCGGCGCGCCGCCGGCCGATAGCCTCAATCCGCTGACCTTCGTGTTCCAGGATTTTGCGCTGCTGCCTTGGTGTACGGTGGCGGCGAATGTCGAATTCCCGCTGGTTCACACCGCGCTCGATCCCGCCACGCGCAAGACCGTCGTCGAGGATGCGTTGCGCCGCACCGGGCTATCCGATTTTCGCGGCGCCTATCCAAAACAATTGTCCGGCGGCATGCGCCAGCGCGTCGGCATTGCACGGGCGCTGGCGGTGCGGCCCGCGATCCTGTTGATGGACGAGCCGCTGTCGGCGCTGGATTCGCAGACGCGCGAACTGCTGATGGAGGATTTCATCCGCCTGCTCGCCGATGGTGCAATGGGCGCGGTCTACATCACGCATAATCTGGAGGAGGCGGTGCGGCTCGCCGACCGCGTGGTCGTGCTGTCGCGCCGGCCGGGACGCATCCGCGAGATCGTGAGCATTTCGATGACTCGCGACGAACGCGGCGGCGCCGATGCCCGCAGCAAGCTGCTCAACCTGCAAAACCAGTTGTGGTCGCTGATCCGCGACGAGGCGATCGACGCCGAGCGTGAGGTGCAGCATGCTTGA
- a CDS encoding ABC transporter permease, translating into MLERAPQEKLADESTRPVAFRGAGFVPGGGRASGWIALALVIALWQLAGSAGWVNPLFLPPPSAIGLAMYKLAMSGALWQHIAASVVRIGSGWLIGTVAGVIVGFAIGLSTLARGVGITFISALFPIPKIALLPLLILWLGIGEEPKIATIALGVFFSTAISVYSGVDAVPRNLIRMAQSFNVPFHAIVRRVIWPGALPSILAGFRITASVALLLVVSAEMIGAQYGIGAFVLQAGNLMQTDQLLAGVVILSLFGLAVGKAINVLEARLLHWR; encoded by the coding sequence ATGCTTGAACGCGCGCCGCAGGAAAAGCTGGCAGACGAAAGCACCCGGCCGGTCGCCTTTCGCGGCGCGGGCTTTGTACCGGGCGGAGGCCGCGCGTCGGGATGGATCGCCCTGGCGCTTGTCATCGCGCTCTGGCAACTCGCCGGCAGCGCCGGCTGGGTCAATCCGCTGTTTTTGCCCCCGCCGTCGGCTATTGGGCTCGCGATGTACAAGCTCGCGATGTCAGGCGCGCTCTGGCAGCACATTGCGGCCTCGGTGGTTCGCATTGGCTCCGGCTGGCTGATCGGCACTGTGGCGGGCGTGATCGTCGGCTTCGCGATCGGGCTGTCGACGCTGGCGCGCGGCGTCGGCATCACCTTTATCTCGGCGCTGTTCCCGATTCCGAAAATCGCGCTACTGCCGCTTCTGATCCTCTGGCTCGGGATCGGCGAGGAGCCGAAGATCGCGACCATTGCGCTCGGGGTGTTCTTCTCCACCGCGATCTCGGTCTATAGCGGCGTCGATGCTGTGCCGCGCAACCTGATCCGCATGGCGCAGAGTTTTAACGTGCCGTTCCATGCCATCGTGCGGCGCGTGATCTGGCCGGGCGCGCTGCCCTCGATCCTCGCGGGCTTCCGCATCACCGCTTCGGTGGCGCTGCTGCTGGTAGTCAGCGCGGAAATGATCGGCGCCCAGTACGGCATCGGCGCCTTCGTGCTGCAGGCCGGCAATCTGATGCAGACCGATCAGCTCTTGGCCGGCGTCGTCATCCTATCACTGTTCGGGCTGGCGGTGGGGAAGGCGATCAACGTGCTGGAGGCGCGGTTGTTGCACTGGCGGTGA